The genomic DNA AAAGTAAAATGGGTTTCTCTGACTAACCTTATACTCAAGAGACAGACTGTTCCAGAAATAGTGCAAAAAGACTGGAAAATCCTTTACAAGTATGCGCAGGAGCTCCTTTCCTCAGAGCACCTAAGGCAAGAGATGAAGGAGAGCTTTTTAGAACTTCGTAAGCTCTTAGGGCAGGAAGGTGTTTTAGAAAAACTACGCGAGCTTTTCTTAAGCATTTTCCAAGAAAGCTAAGACATCACTAAAAGGTTTTGGGTCTTCTATCTGAAAATCCATCCACTCTCCAGTATGAGGATGATAAAAACCTAAACGATAGCTCACAAGCATGTGGCAATCACCAAGAAGTTTTCTTAAGTTTTCTCCGACAGATGAAGGCTTAAAGCCGTAAGTTATATCACCAAGGATGGGATATCCCAAAGAAGAAAGATGAACTCTTATCTGGTGGGTCCTTCCTGTGTATATGCGCAGCTCTAAAAGGCTAACGCGGTACTTCTCAAACCTTTTGAGCACTCTGTATTCTGTCTTGGCAGGTTTTCCCTCTTGGCTTACCCAAAACTTTTTCCTATCCGTAGGGTGTCTTCCAATGGGTCTTTCTATAACTCCTTCATCCTCTTTGGGAAGCCCGCTAATAAGTGCCCTGTATAGTTTGAGAACTCTTCTTTCTTTGAACTCTTCCGCTAAGCGCAAATGTGCCTTGTCAGTCTTTGCAACCACCATAAGCCCTGCTGTGTTTTTGTCCAATCTGTGGACTATCCCTGGCCTTTCCCATCCTCCAATGCCAGAAAGATGTTTTATCCTAAAAAGAAGAGCATTTACCAGAGTACCAGAAGAGTATCCGGGAGATGGATG from Hydrogenobacter hydrogenophilus includes the following:
- a CDS encoding RluA family pseudouridine synthase produces the protein MSELGKKIAEVLEFAVEEPFENKRLDTFLTEAYGEFSRSYIQKLIEEGFVLVDNIQIKKPSKKLKPGQRITFFVPEPQPVEVLPEDIPFDTVYEDEHILVLIKPCGLVVHPSPGYSSGTLVNALLFRIKHLSGIGGWERPGIVHRLDKNTAGLMVVAKTDKAHLRLAEEFKERRVLKLYRALISGLPKEDEGVIERPIGRHPTDRKKFWVSQEGKPAKTEYRVLKRFEKYRVSLLELRIYTGRTHQIRVHLSSLGYPILGDITYGFKPSSVGENLRKLLGDCHMLVSYRLGFYHPHTGEWMDFQIEDPKPFSDVLAFLENA